The following are encoded together in the Triticum dicoccoides isolate Atlit2015 ecotype Zavitan chromosome 6B, WEW_v2.0, whole genome shotgun sequence genome:
- the LOC119322695 gene encoding uncharacterized protein LOC119322695, with translation MDGLPGELCFKIFHLLDHQSLAAAPRVCRKWNALTCDDELWRKLFEDRWGADATAFYAPEPEGAKPWKDVFVVQDRCDRYGLGVRIIREGNDYYLIYQGEIQSYLGTSCDAKDAQPQGAEAEKRQISDRILFFLGDLETAYADAKRVKV, from the exons ATGGACGGGCTGCCTGGGGAGCTGTGCTTCAAGATCTTCCACCTCCTCGATCACCAGTCCCTCGCCGCCGCTCCCCGAG TCTGCAGGAAGTGGAACGCGTTGACCTGCGACGACGAGCTGTGGCGCAAGCTGTTCGAGGACCGGTGGGGAGCAGACGCCACGGCCTTCTACGCGCCGGAGCCGGAGGGCGCCAAGCCCTGGAAGGACGTCTTCGTCGTGCAGGACCGATGCGACCGATACGGCCT GGGCGTCAGGATCATCAGGGAAGGAAACGACTACTACCTGATCTACCAAGGCGAGATCCAGAGCTACCTGGGCACGAGCTGCGACGCCAAGGATGCGCAGCCGCAGGGTGCTGAAGCCGAGAAGAGGCAGATATCTGACCGGATCCTCTTCTTCCTGGGGGACTTGGAGACTGCTTATGCAGACGCCAAGCGTGTCAAGGTGTGA
- the LOC119322694 gene encoding MYG1 protein C694.04c-like, which produces MLAACAWRLSQRAVTFLPRVRPQILNPFPMATAAGATSPKRLRVYSSAAGDADSFNGAGNGGRVGTHNGSFHCDEALGCFLIRLTSQFAGADVVRTRDSQILDSLEAVLDVGGVYDPSRHRYDHHQKGFNEVFGHGFNTKLSSAGLVYKHFGKEIIAKELQLNEDHEDVHRVYLAIYKSFVEALDAIDNGINQYDTEQTPKYVNNTHLSSRVGRLNPDWTDPDQSPEKENAAFQKAMALAGSEFMESVRFHVKSWLPARSIVMECLLSRGNVDPSGEIMVLDRFCPWKLHLFELEEELKTDPLTKYVLYEDERSKGWRVQAVSVAPDRFESRKALPEKWRGMRDDELSKETGIPGCVFIHMSGFIGGNKTYEGALEMARAALKC; this is translated from the exons ATGCTCGCCGCCTGCGCCTGGAGGCTTTCGCAGCGAGCCGTCACGTTCCTTCCCCGCGTGCGACCCCAAATCCTAAACCCTTtccccatggccaccgccgccggcGCCACCTCGCCCAAGCGCCTGAGGGTCTACTCGTCGGCCGCCGGCGACGCCGACTCCTTTAACGGCGCGGGGAACGGCGGGCGCGTGGGGACCCACAACGGCAGCTTCCACTGCGACGAGGCGCTCGGCTGCTTCCTCATCCGCCTCACCTCCCAGTTCGCAGGCGCCGACGTCGTCCGCACCCGCGACTCCCAG ATCCTTGATTCGCTGGAGGCTGTGCTTGACGTTGGTGGGGTCTATGATCCCAGCCGGCATCGCTATGATCATCACCAGAAGGGCTTCAACGAGGTCTTTGGACATGGCTTTAACACAAAACTTAGCAGTGCTGGGCTTGTTTACAAG CATTTTGGTAAGGAGATAATTGCAAAGGAGCTTCAGCTTAATGAGgaccatgaagatgttcaccgcgtGTATCTTGCCATATACAAAAGCTTTGTTGAG GCACTTGATGCAATCGATAATGGAATCAATCAATATGACACAGAGCAAACCCCCAAGTATGTGAACAATACACACTTGTCTTCACGTGTTGGGCGCCTTAATCCAGACTGGACTGATCCAGATCAATCACCTGAGAAGGAAAATGCCGCATTTCAAAAGGCAATGGCTCTTGCCGGAAGTGAGTTTATGGAG AGTGTCCGCTTTCATGTTAAGTCGTGGCTACCTGCAAGATCTATTGTCATGGAGTGTTTGCTGTCAAGAGGAAATGTTGATCCAAGTGGAGAAATCATGGTTTTAGATAGATTCTGCCCG TGGAAACTTCATCTATTTGAGCTAGAGGAGGAGCTGAAGACTGACCCTCTGACCAAGTATGTGCTGTATGAG GAtgagaggagcaaaggctggcgagTGCAGGCCGTCTCTGTTGCACCTGACAGATTCGAGAGCCGAAAGGCTCTCCCAGAGAAGTGGAGGGGTATGAGAGATGATGAACTGTCCAAGGAAACCGGCATCCCTGGCTGTGTGTTCATCCATATGAGTGGCTTCATTGGTGGGAACAAGACCTACGAGGGAGCCTTGGAAATGGCAAGAGCTGCCCTCAAATGCTAA